In Deltaproteobacteria bacterium GWC2_55_46, a single window of DNA contains:
- a CDS encoding 16S rRNA (cytosine(1402)-N(4))-methyltransferase, which produces MEFGHLSVMPAEVIEYLGCTRAGTYVDGTVGGGGHAAWILRANPENRLIGIDRDSDALGAAEGALASFGGRYVLVKDNFRNVKAVLSQLGQGPVDGMLLDLGVSSYQLERAERGFSFRFNARLDMRMDKSEAGSAYDLVNTLDERELERVFRDYGEEAHSRRIARAILRARSSKPIETTWELAEIVAGAVPARFHGQRIHPATRVFQALRIAVNDELGSLMDGLSDGVASLKPGGRMVAISFHSLEDRIVKNAFRDASTGCVCPPRIPKCVCGKTPQAVVMTRKVVLPSEAEVNSNPRARSAKLRALEKL; this is translated from the coding sequence ATGGAGTTCGGCCACCTCTCCGTGATGCCAGCCGAGGTGATAGAGTACCTCGGTTGTACGCGCGCCGGCACTTATGTTGACGGCACGGTAGGCGGCGGCGGGCACGCGGCCTGGATACTCAGGGCGAACCCTGAGAACAGGCTCATCGGCATAGACAGGGATTCGGATGCGCTTGGGGCCGCCGAGGGCGCGCTCGCCTCTTTCGGCGGCAGGTACGTGCTCGTAAAGGATAACTTCAGGAACGTGAAGGCCGTACTCTCTCAGCTCGGCCAGGGGCCTGTCGATGGCATGCTCCTCGATCTCGGCGTCTCCTCCTACCAGCTTGAGCGCGCGGAGCGGGGCTTCAGTTTCAGGTTTAACGCAAGGCTCGACATGAGGATGGACAAGAGCGAGGCCGGGAGCGCGTATGACCTCGTCAACACCCTCGATGAAAGGGAGCTTGAGCGCGTATTCAGGGACTACGGGGAAGAGGCGCATTCAAGAAGGATCGCCAGGGCCATCCTGAGGGCCCGGTCATCAAAACCGATAGAGACGACCTGGGAGTTGGCGGAAATAGTGGCTGGGGCCGTGCCGGCCAGATTCCACGGGCAGAGGATCCACCCGGCGACCCGTGTATTCCAGGCCCTGAGGATAGCGGTAAATGACGAGCTCGGAAGCCTGATGGACGGGCTCTCCGACGGAGTTGCCTCGCTGAAGCCGGGCGGAAGGATGGTGGCGATATCCTTCCACTCTCTCGAGGACAGGATAGTGAAGAACGCGTTCAGGGACGCCTCAACCGGCTGCGTATGCCCGCCGAGGATCCCGAAATGCGTATGCGGAAAGACCCCGCAGGCTGTAGTTATGACAAGGAAGGTCGTCTTGCCCTCGGAGGCGGAGGTGAACAGTAACCCCAGGGCCAGGAGCGCCAAGCTCAGGGCCCTGGAGAAGCTCTAG
- a CDS encoding division/cell wall cluster transcriptional repressor MraZ, giving the protein MFKGRFEHLIDSKGRLSIPSRFRETLNERYDSRLVVTNYDSCLIAYPLAEWQKLEEKISLLPEFKKDTKAFLRFFYSSATDCAIDKLGRILLPQTLRDYAKLEKDVVLIGAFRHMEIWSKSLWEQAASAASQEDIVNTLERLGL; this is encoded by the coding sequence ATGTTCAAAGGCAGGTTCGAACACCTAATCGATTCCAAGGGCAGGCTCAGCATCCCGTCGAGGTTCAGGGAGACGCTGAACGAGAGGTATGATTCCCGCCTCGTCGTGACCAACTACGACAGCTGCCTCATCGCCTACCCGCTCGCCGAATGGCAGAAGCTGGAGGAGAAGATATCCCTTCTGCCCGAATTCAAGAAAGACACCAAGGCCTTTTTGAGGTTCTTCTATTCCAGCGCCACCGATTGCGCCATAGACAAGCTCGGGAGGATACTCCTCCCGCAAACTCTCAGGGACTACGCGAAGCTCGAAAAGGACGTGGTCCTTATAGGCGCCTTCAGGCACATGGAGATATGGAGCAAGTCTCTGTGGGAGCAGGCCGCCTCTGCCGCCTCTCAGGAGGACATCGTCAACACCCTCGAGCGGTTGGGGCTGTAG